The following proteins are encoded in a genomic region of Catellatospora sp. TT07R-123:
- a CDS encoding carbonic anhydrase, translating into MTLSETAPTKPVTPLQPRPGPAEALADLLAGNRRFAAGRPRYGHHIAEAAARSSTQEPYAVVLGCIDSRVPLEAVFDQNFGSICVVRAGGHVLDRSVVGSVEFAVTELHAPLVVVLGHERCGAVAATVEALRTGVRPDGSLGYLVEEISPAVAEVGVDDPEAVDKALRRHVQRTVEQLRAASHLAAPIAADKIQVVGAVYDLDTGVVTLL; encoded by the coding sequence ATGACGCTGTCCGAGACTGCGCCGACGAAGCCGGTCACACCGCTCCAGCCCCGCCCGGGGCCGGCCGAGGCGCTGGCAGACCTGCTGGCGGGCAACCGCCGATTCGCGGCGGGACGACCCCGCTACGGCCACCACATCGCCGAGGCGGCCGCCCGTTCCAGCACCCAGGAGCCGTACGCGGTGGTCCTCGGGTGCATCGACTCCCGGGTGCCGCTGGAGGCGGTCTTCGACCAGAACTTCGGCTCCATCTGCGTGGTGCGCGCGGGCGGGCACGTGCTGGACCGGTCGGTGGTCGGTTCCGTCGAGTTCGCCGTCACCGAGCTGCACGCGCCGCTGGTCGTCGTGCTCGGGCACGAGCGGTGCGGCGCCGTGGCCGCGACCGTCGAGGCGCTGCGCACCGGGGTCCGTCCCGACGGTTCCCTCGGCTACCTGGTGGAGGAGATCAGCCCCGCCGTCGCCGAGGTCGGTGTGGACGATCCGGAGGCGGTGGACAAGGCGCTGCGCCGCCACGTCCAGCGGACCGTGGAGCAGCTGCGGGCCGCCAGCCACCTGGCCGCTCCCATCGCGGCAGACAAGATCCAGGTCGTCGGCGCCGTGTACGACCTGGACACCGGCGTGGTCACCCTGCTCTGA
- a CDS encoding DUF3145 domain-containing protein: MPTRGVVHVHSSPLAVCPHVEWAISRALKSGAANLHWTVQPVEPSARRAECGWSGRPGSGAEIAHELRQWPMLRFEITEEPSPGVDGERFMHVPGRGLFRAAMGAAGDIQLGEDRLRSIIASARSPEALAHALDHAMGTAWDAELEPYRYAAEGAPVTLLTRAG; this comes from the coding sequence GTGCCCACGCGTGGCGTCGTACACGTCCACTCGAGCCCGCTCGCCGTGTGTCCTCACGTCGAGTGGGCGATTTCGCGCGCCCTGAAAAGCGGCGCGGCGAACCTGCACTGGACCGTGCAGCCCGTCGAGCCCAGCGCCCGGCGGGCCGAGTGCGGTTGGTCCGGCCGTCCCGGCAGCGGGGCGGAGATCGCGCACGAGCTGCGCCAGTGGCCGATGCTCCGGTTCGAGATCACCGAGGAGCCCAGCCCCGGCGTCGACGGCGAGCGCTTCATGCACGTGCCCGGCCGCGGCCTGTTCCGCGCGGCGATGGGCGCGGCCGGCGACATCCAGCTCGGCGAGGACCGGCTGCGCAGCATCATCGCCTCGGCGCGCAGCCCGGAGGCCCTGGCGCACGCCCTCGACCACGCGATGGGCACCGCCTGGGACGCGGAGCTGGAGCCGTACCGCTACGCCGCCGAGGGAGCCCCGGTAACCCTGTTGACCAGGGCGGGTTAG